A genomic window from Triticum urartu cultivar G1812 chromosome 7, Tu2.1, whole genome shotgun sequence includes:
- the LOC125520836 gene encoding uncharacterized protein LOC125520836 — MCSHRQPSMTTLQLISGEQLMMYLKIREWNWCSYLLKHLFQAVRKFKTDVIKRNPTIHIVGCHLVLQVFVLDSLDLGLLRKLRGMFLRMALFDYDSMKKMIESISVNMGAGEISFHGASVRQNLNISKEIVRATNIDLNPNKSRASPNTKRVQIPSTVIPRNNYGKSGPLEFSKHLHTKYPSVSGEKLGILLREHNARGLARIS; from the exons ATGTGCTCGCACCGTCAGCCAAGCATGACTACATTACAATTGATTTCTGGGGAGCAATTAATGATGTATCTAAAAATCAGAGAATGGAACTGGTGCAGTTACCTTTTGAAGCACCTCTTCCAAGCTGTTAGGAAGTTTAAGACAGATGTCATAAAGCGCAACCCCACCATCCACATTGTTGGATGCCACTTGGTCCTGCAG GTTTTTGTATTAGATAGCCTTGATCTGGGTTTGTTGAGAAAATTAAGGGGGATGTTCCTGCGAATGGCACTTTTTGATTATGATTCAATGAAGAAAATGATTGAGTCCATTTCTGTTAACATGGGAGCTGGGGAAATATCATTCCACGGCGCATCG GTCCGACAAAATCTTAATATCAGCAAGGAAATTGTACGCGCCACCAACATTGATTTGAACCCAAACAAGTCAAGGGCATCACCCAACACAAAAAGAGTGCAGATTCCATCAACGGTTATCCCCCGAAATAATTATGGCAAGTCTGGTCCACTTGAATTTTCGAAACATCTGCATACCAAGTACCCGTCCGTT TCGGGCGAGAAGCTTGGTATACTTTTGAGAGAGCACAATGCACGTGGGCTGGCTAGAATATCATAG